One Natator depressus isolate rNatDep1 chromosome 6, rNatDep2.hap1, whole genome shotgun sequence DNA window includes the following coding sequences:
- the TALDO1 gene encoding transaldolase, translating to MSVSPVKRPKMESALEQLKQHTTVVADTGDFHAIDQYKPLDATTNPSLILAAAQMPAYQELVEDAIEYGKKLGGSEDEQVQNASDKLFVVFGAEILKRIPGRVSTEVDARLSFDKEGMIKRAKRLIDLYKEAGIGKDRILIKLSSTWEGIQAGKVLEEEYGIHCNMTLLFSFAQAVACAEAGVTLISPFVGRILDWHVANTDKKTYEPSEDPGVKSVTKIYNYYKKFGYKTIVMGASFRNTGEIKALTGCDYLTISPKLLGELSKENTKLTPTLSAKDAQTSNLEKIHMDEKTFRWEHNEDQMAVEKLSDGIRKFAADAVKLERMLKERMFSTKNGK from the exons CAATTGATCAGTACAAGCCTCTGGATGCCACTACAAATCCATCCTTGATACTAGCTGCTGCTCAAATGCCAGCTTACCAGGAATTAGTAGAGGATGCTATTGAGTATGGAAAAAAACTTGGTGG GTCAGAAGATGAACAGGTCCAAAATGCAAGCGACAAACTTTTTGTGGTGTTTGGGGCAGAAATACTGAAGAGGATACCAGGTCGTGTGTCCACAGAAGTAGATGCAAG GTTGTCCTTTGATAAGGAAGGAATGATTAAGAGAGCTAAGCGCCTCATTGACCTTTATAAGGAAGCAGGAATTGGTAAAGATCGCATCCTCATAAAACTGTCATCGACATGGGAGGGGATTCAGGCAGGCAA GGTTCTGGAAGAGGAGTATGGGATCCATTGCAACATGACCTTACTCTTCTCCTTTGCTCAGGCAGTGGCCTGTGCTGAAGCTGGGGTCACCCTAATTTCCCCATTTGTAGGCCGTATCCTGGATTGGCATGTTGCAAACACAGACAAGAAGACTTATGAGCCCTCAGAGGACCCAG GGGTGAAGAGTGTCACTAAAATCTATAATTACTACAAAAAGTTTGGCTACAAAACTATTGTGATGGGTGCTTCATTCCGAAACACTGGGGAGATTAAAGCGCTGACAGGCTGTGACTATCTTACCATTTCACCTAAGCTTCTGGGAGAGCTCAGTAAAGAGAACACCAAGCTAACTCCCACACTCAGTGCTAAAGATG CTCAGACATCTAACCTTGAGAAGATCCACATGGATGAGAAGACATTCCGCTGGGAACATAATGAAGACCAAATGGCTGTGGAGAAATTATCAGATGGGATCAGGAAATTTGCTGCTGATGCAGTTAAATTGGAGAGAATGTTAAAG GAACGAATGTTCAGTACTAAAAATGGAAAGTAG